In Dyella terrae, one DNA window encodes the following:
- a CDS encoding inositol monophosphatase family protein, with the protein MSNVNLASALSAAREAAAAAAEVILHYWQRGVDVEWKSDATPVTVADREAELAIRKILHEALPEAAIYGEEFGHDGGSDGLLWLVDPLDGTKSFVRRTPFFSTQIALMREGELVLGVSSAPVYGETFWASKGGGAWFEGQRVHVAATDTMAHASLSTGNIKTLTRDARWEALGGLIRDSSRIRGYGDFCHYHLLARGGLDLVIESDVNILDVAALAAIVHEAGGIFTDLEGRALGLHSTSALAGTPSLHAQALARFRAAQGG; encoded by the coding sequence ATGAGCAACGTGAATCTGGCCAGTGCCCTGTCGGCAGCAAGGGAAGCCGCCGCCGCCGCGGCCGAAGTCATCCTGCATTACTGGCAACGTGGCGTGGACGTGGAGTGGAAGAGCGACGCCACGCCGGTCACCGTTGCCGACCGCGAGGCCGAACTGGCCATCCGGAAAATCCTGCACGAGGCCTTGCCGGAAGCGGCGATCTACGGCGAAGAATTTGGTCACGATGGCGGTTCCGACGGCCTGCTCTGGCTGGTCGATCCACTCGATGGCACCAAGAGCTTCGTGCGACGCACGCCGTTCTTCTCGACCCAGATCGCGCTGATGCGCGAGGGCGAACTGGTGCTGGGCGTGTCCAGCGCGCCTGTGTATGGCGAGACTTTCTGGGCAAGCAAGGGCGGCGGCGCCTGGTTCGAGGGCCAGCGCGTACACGTGGCGGCGACCGACACGATGGCCCATGCCTCCCTTTCCACGGGCAACATCAAGACGCTGACGCGCGACGCGCGCTGGGAGGCACTGGGTGGCCTCATCCGCGACAGCAGCCGCATTCGTGGTTACGGCGATTTCTGCCATTACCACTTGCTGGCGCGCGGCGGCCTCGACCTGGTGATCGAGTCGGACGTGAACATCCTCGATGTAGCCGCACTGGCGGCGATCGTGCACGAAGCCGGCGGCATCTTCACCGACCTCGAGGGGCGCGCCCTGGGCCTGCACAGCACCAGCGCCCTGGCTGGAACACCGTCGCTTCACGCCCAGGCCCTGGCCCGCTTTCGTGCGGCGCAGGGAGGGTAG
- a CDS encoding type II secretion system protein N, whose translation MKVSRVVAVVSVALLLVFALFWWLPARWVKPALDARLHGLRLEAVSGSLWQGQAGSVLGPDGKSLGALRWELSRAILLGDLKLSFDLNGPGLAARGSMHGNDAQAQVWEQVHLSGDARFFARRFGLPDGYLEGQLQADIGHAELQGNWPLALDGTAQWKDGVLTTRAGKVRVGDLHAAASGAEGVVDIRLNDDGTGPLALDGHWQLSPLGWRVDMTAQARSGDPVMQQWLRTLGKPDTSGVIHIQRNGGVAGALATKGKS comes from the coding sequence TTGAAGGTTTCGCGTGTCGTCGCCGTCGTGTCCGTGGCCCTGCTGCTGGTATTTGCCCTGTTCTGGTGGCTACCGGCCCGCTGGGTGAAACCGGCGCTGGACGCCCGCCTGCACGGCCTGCGACTGGAGGCGGTCAGTGGCAGCTTGTGGCAGGGACAGGCCGGATCGGTGCTCGGCCCGGACGGCAAATCGCTGGGTGCGCTGCGCTGGGAGCTGTCGCGCGCCATCCTCTTGGGTGACCTGAAACTGAGTTTCGACCTGAACGGCCCGGGTCTTGCCGCGCGGGGCAGCATGCACGGCAACGATGCCCAGGCCCAGGTCTGGGAGCAGGTTCACCTGAGCGGCGATGCGCGTTTCTTCGCCCGCCGGTTTGGCCTTCCGGACGGCTATCTGGAAGGTCAGCTGCAGGCAGATATCGGCCATGCCGAGCTGCAGGGCAACTGGCCGCTTGCCCTCGATGGCACGGCGCAATGGAAAGACGGCGTGCTGACCACCCGCGCGGGCAAGGTGCGCGTGGGCGATCTCCATGCGGCGGCCTCCGGCGCGGAGGGCGTCGTGGACATACGCCTGAACGATGACGGCACCGGTCCACTGGCGCTCGATGGCCACTGGCAGCTCAGCCCTCTCGGCTGGCGCGTGGACATGACGGCCCAGGCGCGATCCGGCGATCCGGTAATGCAACAATGGCTCCGCACCCTGGGCAAGCCCGACACATCGGGCGTCATCCATATCCAGCGCAACGGCGGCGTGGCCGGCGCACTCGCCACCAAAGGGAAGTCATGA
- a CDS encoding adenosylmethionine--8-amino-7-oxononanoate transaminase — protein MNAAALSNTALAARDLRHVWHPCTQMHDHAGLVPMIPIVRGEGAWLVDADGKRYLDGISSWWTNLFGHANPRIGAALKQQLDTLEHVIFAGFTHEPAIELAEQLVQITPPGLDKVFFADNGSAAIEVALKMSFHYWLNQGFGEKTRFIALTGSYHGETLGALSVSDVALYRKTYAPLLLTPTLAPSPDAYEAEAGETDRAYAQRCLAAMRKLLEEQAHETCAVIVEPLVQCAGGMRMYHPDYLAGLRQLCDEFNVHFIADEIAVGFGRTGTLFACEQARVTPDFMCLSKGLTGGFLPLSAVLTRDAIYEAFYAEYSAGKAFLHSHSYTGNPLACRAALATLQIFREDPVLERNRVLADHLARRLAPFRDHPQVGDVRQTGMIAAIELVRDKASRTPFDAGERRGLQVYLHGLKHGALLRPLGNIVYFMPPYVVTEADIDHLVDVATAGIEVALAG, from the coding sequence ATGAATGCAGCAGCCCTCAGCAATACCGCCCTTGCGGCACGCGATCTCCGCCACGTCTGGCACCCCTGCACGCAGATGCACGACCATGCTGGCCTGGTGCCGATGATCCCCATCGTGCGTGGCGAAGGCGCCTGGCTGGTGGACGCCGACGGCAAGCGATACCTCGATGGCATCAGCTCCTGGTGGACCAACCTGTTCGGCCACGCCAACCCGCGCATTGGTGCGGCACTGAAGCAGCAGCTGGATACGCTGGAACACGTCATCTTTGCCGGTTTCACGCATGAGCCCGCCATCGAGCTGGCCGAACAGCTCGTGCAGATCACGCCACCGGGCCTGGACAAGGTGTTTTTCGCCGACAACGGTTCGGCCGCCATCGAAGTCGCGCTCAAGATGAGCTTCCACTACTGGCTCAACCAGGGCTTCGGCGAGAAGACGCGTTTCATCGCACTGACCGGCAGCTATCACGGTGAAACCCTCGGTGCGTTGTCCGTCAGTGACGTGGCGCTGTACCGCAAAACCTATGCGCCGCTTCTGCTGACGCCCACGCTGGCGCCTTCACCCGATGCCTATGAAGCCGAAGCGGGCGAGACGGACAGGGCCTATGCGCAGCGCTGCCTCGCCGCCATGCGGAAGCTTCTCGAAGAACAGGCGCACGAAACCTGCGCCGTCATCGTGGAGCCACTCGTGCAGTGCGCCGGCGGCATGCGCATGTACCACCCGGATTACCTGGCCGGCTTGCGCCAGCTCTGCGACGAATTCAACGTGCACTTCATCGCCGACGAGATTGCCGTGGGCTTCGGGCGCACGGGCACCCTCTTCGCCTGCGAGCAGGCCCGCGTGACACCGGATTTCATGTGCCTGTCGAAAGGCCTGACAGGCGGCTTCCTGCCGCTCTCTGCCGTACTGACGCGCGACGCCATCTACGAAGCGTTCTACGCCGAGTACAGCGCCGGCAAGGCGTTCCTGCACTCCCACAGCTATACCGGCAACCCCCTGGCGTGCCGCGCCGCACTGGCAACGCTGCAGATCTTCCGGGAAGACCCCGTGCTCGAGCGCAACCGCGTCCTCGCCGATCACCTTGCAAGGCGCCTGGCGCCGTTCCGCGACCATCCGCAGGTGGGTGACGTGCGCCAGACCGGCATGATCGCCGCCATCGAACTGGTGCGCGACAAGGCATCACGAACACCCTTCGATGCGGGCGAGCGTCGCGGCCTGCAGGTGTACCTGCACGGACTCAAGCACGGCGCCCTGCTGCGCCCGCTGGGGAACATCGTCTACTTCATGCCGCCTTACGTGGTGACGGAAGCGGACATCGACCATCTGGTCGACGTCGCCACGGCAGGCATCGAGGTGGCGCTGGCCGGCTGA
- a CDS encoding 16S rRNA (uracil(1498)-N(3))-methyltransferase → MRTIRIHVDLPLAPAGEFNLPGQAGEHVARVLRMVAGDPLTLFNGDGKDYRAQIIATTKRDVTVRVLEAMAVDNESPLRLTLAQGIARGEKMDLIVQKATELGVARIVPLITERSEVKLDAARAEKRLAHWRAVVASACEQSGRAFVPDVLPALPLEAWLRDLGDEGERLALLPEGDVQAKALSFRHAMGILVVGPEGGLGERDVSALAGAGFRGLRLGPRILRTETAGLAALAALQALHGDI, encoded by the coding sequence ATGCGCACCATCCGTATCCACGTCGATCTGCCGCTCGCCCCTGCCGGTGAGTTCAACTTGCCGGGACAGGCGGGCGAACATGTCGCACGCGTGCTGCGCATGGTCGCGGGCGATCCACTGACGCTGTTCAATGGCGACGGCAAGGATTACCGCGCTCAGATCATCGCCACGACCAAGCGCGACGTCACCGTGCGCGTCCTCGAAGCGATGGCCGTCGACAACGAGTCGCCGCTTCGGCTGACGCTGGCGCAGGGCATCGCGCGCGGCGAAAAAATGGACCTGATCGTGCAAAAGGCCACCGAACTGGGGGTTGCCCGCATCGTGCCGCTGATCACCGAACGATCGGAAGTGAAACTCGATGCTGCCCGCGCCGAAAAGCGCCTCGCGCACTGGCGCGCGGTCGTCGCCAGTGCGTGCGAACAAAGCGGTCGTGCCTTCGTTCCGGACGTGCTCCCTGCCCTGCCCCTTGAAGCGTGGCTCCGCGACCTGGGCGATGAAGGCGAGCGCCTCGCCTTGCTTCCCGAAGGAGACGTGCAGGCGAAAGCGCTGAGCTTCCGCCACGCGATGGGTATCCTGGTCGTCGGCCCCGAAGGCGGGCTCGGCGAGCGTGATGTCAGCGCCCTGGCGGGTGCCGGCTTCCGTGGCTTGCGCCTGGGTCCGCGCATCCTGCGGACCGAGACGGCGGGGCTGGCGGCCCTGGCCGCGCTGCAGGCGCTGCACGGCGATATCTGA
- a CDS encoding chemotaxis protein CheW has product MSEQPLPREIRCVLVPVGNLRLLLPNATVAEVITLPAPEPVENAPDWLLGRIAWRGWRVPLVSFTRLAHAEEGDPSLAVRVAVLKALGGHARLPFIAVVTQGFPRLTTLNAELIIPTHDGTPLPPGVKAEVLVRDDVAVVPDLEGIEQELLGLLELAD; this is encoded by the coding sequence ATGAGCGAGCAACCGTTGCCGCGCGAAATTCGTTGCGTACTGGTGCCAGTGGGAAACCTGCGTCTCCTCTTGCCCAACGCCACGGTGGCGGAAGTCATTACGCTGCCCGCGCCCGAGCCGGTGGAAAACGCCCCGGACTGGCTGCTGGGTCGTATTGCATGGCGTGGCTGGCGTGTCCCGCTGGTGTCGTTTACCCGCCTGGCGCACGCCGAAGAAGGCGATCCCTCGCTGGCCGTTCGCGTGGCCGTGCTGAAGGCCCTGGGCGGGCATGCCCGCCTTCCGTTCATTGCCGTGGTCACGCAGGGTTTCCCGCGCCTGACCACGCTCAACGCCGAGCTGATCATCCCCACGCACGACGGCACGCCACTGCCGCCGGGCGTGAAGGCCGAAGTGCTTGTGCGTGATGACGTGGCCGTGGTGCCCGATCTGGAAGGCATCGAGCAGGAGCTGCTTGGCCTGCTGGAGCTGGCGGACTAA
- a CDS encoding chemotaxis protein CheB: protein MADAAPAVALLFDDVELGGHLREALRERGARIVHEGTLAALTRDALASAGAQVVVVNLDDDAADELDRLYDVIDGDQPRVVFNDAQASRGLDGWDRARWARHLAVKVMAEGDIDPPRPADAPAFEPSLERTPVAAPEPVTDNEPPITVDTASAEFATFSFAEPTVDEAEPASSWTAVDVPVPTEAEQTAEASESLAAELEALLAADDVELAEDDFGRLKYDLGDVEVTLHDGDFGSDVALHDGHFGAPESFETQGPAPIPPPLPVAESMLDATSAARPSFQLDHLSLAPLDDTFMPSSDVVKVEKMSASEALHSGWSLVDDETPLTSGASATAASAPASSFAVEKVSAADFLAPEGGDETESFLQPGMSLELVSIEEAIAPQDFEHGGNEFQLGELEAAISRVLLLGATSESTDSVCAFLAALPSSLRMTVLHIQHQGLDQADAVADRLAAHSALPVRVATPGLRARSGEVLVVPAGRQVRLLRDGKVESDVVDIGAQSPSIDSGFTTAANVFGRNALAIVFTGPSTDAVAGAQAIHDRGGKVWVELSNGEHFADMVHGVEAERLASFSGTPFELAAHLVEEFSVEALR from the coding sequence ATGGCTGATGCGGCACCGGCAGTCGCACTGTTGTTCGATGATGTCGAGCTGGGCGGTCACTTGCGCGAAGCTTTGCGCGAACGCGGCGCCCGCATTGTTCATGAAGGCACGCTCGCCGCGCTGACCCGCGATGCGCTCGCGTCGGCAGGCGCGCAAGTGGTCGTGGTGAACCTCGATGACGACGCGGCTGACGAACTGGATCGGCTCTACGACGTCATCGATGGCGATCAGCCGCGCGTGGTGTTCAACGACGCGCAGGCCAGTCGCGGACTGGATGGCTGGGATCGCGCCCGTTGGGCTCGCCACCTGGCCGTGAAGGTGATGGCTGAGGGGGATATCGATCCGCCGCGTCCGGCAGATGCCCCTGCGTTCGAACCATCGCTGGAACGCACGCCCGTCGCCGCGCCCGAACCGGTTACTGATAACGAACCCCCGATCACGGTGGATACGGCGTCGGCCGAGTTCGCCACGTTTTCCTTCGCCGAGCCGACGGTGGATGAGGCCGAGCCTGCGTCGAGCTGGACCGCAGTCGACGTGCCGGTGCCGACGGAAGCCGAGCAGACCGCCGAAGCCTCCGAATCCCTGGCTGCCGAACTGGAAGCGTTGCTTGCCGCCGATGACGTCGAGCTTGCCGAGGATGATTTCGGCAGACTGAAGTACGACCTGGGCGACGTCGAAGTGACCTTGCACGACGGTGACTTCGGCAGTGACGTTGCCTTGCACGACGGTCATTTCGGCGCACCCGAATCGTTCGAGACGCAGGGCCCTGCACCGATCCCGCCGCCACTTCCCGTCGCGGAGTCGATGCTGGACGCGACGTCGGCTGCACGCCCGTCGTTCCAGCTTGATCACCTGTCGCTCGCACCGCTCGATGACACCTTCATGCCGTCCAGCGACGTGGTGAAGGTCGAGAAAATGTCAGCATCCGAAGCCCTGCATTCGGGCTGGTCGCTGGTCGATGATGAAACCCCGCTGACGTCGGGTGCGAGCGCGACGGCGGCCAGTGCGCCGGCCAGCAGTTTCGCGGTGGAGAAAGTCAGTGCGGCCGATTTTCTTGCGCCGGAAGGCGGCGACGAAACCGAATCGTTCCTGCAGCCAGGCATGAGCCTTGAGCTGGTGTCGATCGAGGAAGCCATCGCGCCACAGGATTTCGAACACGGTGGCAATGAATTCCAGCTCGGCGAACTGGAGGCTGCGATCAGTCGCGTCTTGTTGTTGGGCGCCACCAGCGAAAGCACCGATTCGGTTTGTGCGTTCCTGGCAGCCTTGCCGTCGAGCCTGCGCATGACCGTGCTGCACATCCAGCATCAGGGCCTGGACCAGGCCGATGCCGTTGCCGATCGCCTTGCGGCGCATTCGGCGCTTCCGGTGCGCGTGGCGACACCGGGCCTGCGTGCCCGTTCCGGCGAAGTGCTGGTGGTGCCGGCAGGTCGGCAGGTGCGCTTGTTGCGCGATGGCAAAGTGGAGTCCGACGTCGTGGATATCGGCGCGCAAAGCCCGTCGATCGACAGTGGCTTCACCACGGCGGCGAATGTCTTCGGTCGCAATGCGCTTGCCATCGTATTCACCGGACCGTCCACCGATGCGGTGGCGGGCGCGCAGGCGATCCATGATCGCGGCGGCAAGGTCTGGGTCGAGCTATCCAACGGCGAACATTTCGCCGATATGGTGCATGGCGTGGAAGCCGAGCGCCTCGCAAGTTTTTCGGGAACGCCGTTTGAATTGGCGGCACATTTGGTCGAGGAGTTTTCGGTGGAGGCACTGCGATGA